The DNA region CACCTCCTGCTGGCTGTCAGCGTCTTTCTGCGCTTTGACCATGGCGGTGCGTGCATCAGCGATTTTCTGGTCGAGTTGAATGCGCTGCGCTGCCGTGGTGCTGGACTTGTCCTTCACGGCCTCTAGCGCCGCAATCTCGGCTTCGTACGCTGCCGTTACTTCGTCCCGCTCGTTTCCGATCAGGCCGTCACGTTTTTGCGAATACTCCGCCTGTGAGATGAGCCCGGCCTTCTGCATCGCGTCCAGTTGCTTCTGGGCGTTGCTGTATTCGGCCAGAATCGCCGTGAGCTGGTTTTTCGCATCGTTGAAGCCCGAAAGGTCAACACTGCCCGCCGCGGCTTTCGGATCCTTGTCCTTGTCGTCGATGGACTTTTTCAGCTTTTCGTATGCGCCGCCGGAGAACTTCTTGCCGTCAAACTCCACGCCATTCAGCAGCTGTGCCTTCTGTCCGGTTTTTTCTGCATCCTGATAAAGCTTCGTGAACTGATCATTCAGCTTTTTGTATGCCTCCTGCCGCTTTGCAAGCGGGTTCAAGTCCTCCATCTGCTTGTCCAGATCCTTCTGGACGGCGATCAGTTCCTTGTTTGCATGGGTTGTCTCGCCGGTTGTGACGGCTAGGTTCTGGCTGGCAGCTTGACGAGCTTTGAGCCCAGCAAGCCGAGCTTCCAATGCTGAGGTGGAGTCATCATTTTCACCTTCGCCCAATCCCAGAAACGTGTTGAGTGAGCTGAGTCCGTTCGATACCGCGCCAGCGACACCACCACCTTTGCGGGTATCGAGCACCCGCTGACTGATCTCGATCTGCTTGGCCAGGTCCGGGAAGACCTCCGACCGAATGGCGCCATAGGCGCCGGTGATCGCGATCTTGATGTTGTCCCAATCGCGCTCAACATCTGACAGGGAAGCGCGGTAGGCCTTCAATCGTTCCTGGGCCGACAGATTCAGGCTTTCACTCAGGACATCCAGCGCACGCTGGTGGTCGCCTTGGTCGTCGATCGCCTTGATGACCTCGTATTGCTCGTAGGTAAGCAGGCCGTATTGGTCGCTGATTTTCGCCGCAGATTCGGTTGCAGTGTCACCGGCGTTGGCCAAGGACTTGGCGATATCACCGACGCCCTTACCTGTTACCTCGCCAATAGCTGCCGCTGCCTGAGCCAGATTCTGCATCTGGACGCCGCTGGTAGCCGCACCGGAAGCGAGTTCTATAACAGCCTCGCGTGCACCGGATAGATTACCGGTCAGCACGCCGGCCGATTCGCTCATGGCCTTGAGACTGGCAACACTCTGCCCTGCGTCGTTCGAACCGCCGTTGATGGCAGCGTTGAACGCCCGGGCCTGTTTCATCGCATCGACGTAGGCATAAGCGAGGCCGCCTAGCACTCCAGCGAGAAGACCTGCCGGAAGCAGCAAAGCCGCCATGCTTTTGGCAGATGCTCCAGCGCCGGCGCCAAGCTGGGCAATAGCCCGCGCCCCGCTGCCCAAATCGCCGGATGACAGCGCGTTGGTCAGTTGCATGACGTTTTCTTGAGCCTGACGGGTGCCGAGCTTCAGTTTGTCGAATGCGGTTTCTGTCGCGGTCAGGCCTGACCTGTCCTTGCCGATTTTTGCCAACCGATCTGCGTAAGCCTGAGCGTCGATGCCGCCGGCCTTGTGCAGGTCATTGAGCGCCTTTTCCTGCGCTTCCAACTTGGCCAGTTTGGCGGTCACGGGATCAATGCCGTTAACTGTGCGCTTCAGCGCCTCAATCTGGCGGTTCTCCGCATCGATCAGGCGCTGTTTTTGCGCAACTTCCTTGGCTTCGGCTTTTTCGATCTTGTCGTAAGACTTGCCGAGGCGTTCCTGATACGCCTCCTGCTGTTCGACAGTGACCAGGCCCCCCTTGCGGGCGCGCTCCAGCAACCCTTCCGCTTGAACCAGTTGCTCGATGCTGCCGAAGTTGCCGGACATCGCCTTTTCAAGTTGGCTGATGATGGCAATTTCACTGGTCGCGCTTGCACCTGATTTACGCCTTGCCTCGGACTGACGCTGTGTGGCGCCCGTGGACTTGTCGATCTCCTGAGCAACTTCACGCTCGGCCTGAACGATCTTCTTGCCAGTGTCCGCCAGTTCGGTCCCGGTCTTGCCGAGATCATCGATTGCCTTTTCAGCGCCAACTGCCGAATCGACCAGTTTGTCCAAATCGTCAGCAGCCTTTGCCGCCGACGACGAATTAACCTCGATGCCCAGGGACGCGAAGTTGGTGCTCATTTACTGTCCCTCTGTTCCGCCATCACCTGTAGGGCTTCGGCTTCCATGATGCGGATATCCGGGAAAATGTCGGCGGCCTGCGCCCGGGTTAACCCGAGGAAGCCCGCGACATCGCGAATTGACGTGTAATCCAGGCCAGTAGCGCCGCACGCGCCTGTACGCCACTGGGTGCTCAGCGCCTCGAAAAGTAGGAAGGCCTGCCAGTTGTCCGGCCAGATCTCGCAGTCTTGCCCGGTCAGGTCGCCCGCCATGAAGCCGAAGGTCTTCAGCTCTTCAGCTGAAGGCCCTTGCTCGTAGAGGGTACGTGCAGCGCTTAGGAGTTTCCCAAGCGAGCCTTGCTGAACGCATCGGAGTACGCGCCCAGCACCGCGCTTGGCGTGGCGCTGATCGAACTGACCAAGATGCGAAGGTTTTCGTCTGTGAGCTCTTCGTCCACCTCCCAGCCAGCGACGATTGCCTTGAGCTGCTCCACCTGAAGGTCGATCAACAAGGTGGTGAACTGCTTCAGCCCCACTTCCTCCGACTTCAGTCCGAGCGCCTTATGGCGTTCACCCCAGTCGGCATAGAGATCCGCCAGTTCGGTACGGTTGCGATACTTGAACTCGAACTCCACCTTCACCGGTTCACCGCCAACCGTCGGTAGCATGACGTCAGCTTTGAAAGTGGGGTTCTGAATAAGCGTGAACTTGGCCATGGATTACGCCACCGCAGTCAGATAACGGGTTGGTTCGGCCTGCAACGCCAGGTTGACGGTACGGGTCAGCAGGTTGTTGCGCGAGACGGCCGGCTGTTTCGAGAACGAGGTGTAGGCCCCGTAGAGCAGCGTGTCGTTGCCCGGCAGGTTGAGGCGTGCAGCCTGCACCTGCTTGCCTGCGTCGGCAGACATCAGCACGGCGTTGAATGGCTGGGCCGGGTCATCGGCAATGGTCAGCACCATGCTGGCGGCGGACTTGTCGGTAGGAATCTGTTTGCCCTGGTCGTTCTCGAGGAACACCACATCCAAGTAGTTCTGCTCACCACCAGAGAAAGCTAGGTCGGTTACCTGTGGGATTTGCACCCAGGACAGCACCTTCTTCATGGTTCCGGCGCCGTTGCCGGCCGGGAAGACCTGCGCGTCGGTGGTATCGATCGTTTCCAGGGTGATCGCGGTGGCCGTAGCCACTTTCACGCGCACCACTTTGTTGTCCAGTTTGCTCCAGCCAGAGCTGAGCAGGACAATATCGCCAGCGGCCAAGGTGCTACCGACAACCGTGGCCACGGCCTCGGAAGCATTGGAGATGGCAGTGAACGCCAGCGCAGCGGCATAGGTCGCGGCATGCTGGAAGGTGCCGCCGTTCGGAATCTTGTAGCCCATGGGGTTTTTCCTCTTTTCAGAAATGACAAAACCCGCACAATGGCGGGTTCTGGGTTTGCCCAATGGGCGAATTAGTTGGTGTCGGCGCGGTACATGAACGACACAGGCACGGTGAACGTGGTGTCGTCGGGGATGCCGGGGCCCGGGTCGATCGGGCTCATGGTCACCACCGTCAGCGCGCCCTTGGTGTTCCGTTCATACAGCGGGAACAGCGCGGCGATCTGGTCAGCCAGTACACCGGCCGCCCCGCGATACTTGCCCGAGGGCGTCACGATGCTGACCTGAAATACGCCGGTGTACAGCTTGTGGTCACCGCCGAGCGTGTTGCTTGCGGTGTCGCCCGGCAGCGTGAACGCCTTCAGGTAGGTGACGCCGTCCACGGGCGTGTAAGTCTCGTTCTCGACGACAACCTTGAGCGGCACCGGCAACGCTTTCGCCCAAGCGATCAGCTTGGCCTCGTAGACCGAGGCGATTAAGTTATGGCTCATACCTGGTTGTTCCTGATGGCTTCATCGACGATCTGCTGAAAGCGGGCCAGGGTGATGCGGACCATCCCGCCGGGCGCCTGCTTCGAATGTCCGTACTCAAGCGGCACCGCATACGGCAGGTTGTTCACCAGGTACGCCGTCTGGCCGATGGTCAGCGACTGCACCTGAGTCCTCAGCACCGCGATCGAGACGTTGCCAGATGGGTCGATTTGATCAAGCACTCCGTCTGCGGGGATGTCGATAGAGAACTGCCAGTTCCCGCGAAACCTTCCGCCGACGTAGTCCTTGCCGGCGACCAAGCCGTTCACGTTGAAGTTCTGGTCGCGCTCGGTCTTGGTCAGGGGCCTGGCGTACTTCATGCCGCGCTTCAGCTTGCCGGCCTTGGTGAAGTTGCTGTCGGTCAGGTTGATGACCGTATTGCGTACAGCCACCTTGAAGTCGTAAGCATCGGCCGCAGCCGTGTTGGCTTGGCGATGCGCAACATTGGAAGCCCAGATCTCGGGATTGCCCACCGGTGACATGCGAATGACGCTGCTGCCGATCTCGATCACGATTTCGCGGAAGGTGGCGTCGAGCCCGGCCTGGGCCTGCTCGGCAAACTGGCGGATGTTTTCGGCGAAGCTGCCGTTCAGGCCTGAGTATTTGCTCATGACCGCACCTGAAGCTCATACAAAATCGGCGTGCCTGCAGGGTTGATCTCTTTCAGCGGTGGAACAATTGACCAGGTGCGACCCTGGATGATCACCTTGTTCAGCAACCCCGGCACCCACGCGAGCCCCTGCGCGGCGATCTTGAGCTTCTTGTCGCCCTGCTTGATGAGGCTATTGTTCTGGAATTCTTGGCCGGTGAAGTCGAGCAAGATGCCCTGGGCGGTTTGCTCAACAATGGTCTCTTCGGGCTCTAGGCCGGAGCCTGGATCGTACTCGCCCAAGGTGATCGAGCGAATAAGCACAGGCTGGCCGAACTCTGTGATCATCTCCAGAGCCATCACGGCCATTTCGTCATAGAAGGCCATGGTGGCTCCTCAAATCAATTGGTACTGCTTAGTAGGTCTTTCCTGCCATTTGCTTTACATACTCATCGACCGCCTTATTCGCGATCGTCGCGGCCTTATCCACGATGTCACCTGGATAGGCATTCTGCACAGCTGAGAGGCCGCTCAAAGCAGCAATGTAAGCACTTTTCCAAATTTGATGTTTCTCTGTGCCGTTAACAATCATACAAGCCTCCACGTTTAATGAAGGCAACACGCTATCATCACGCGCGCACCGCAAACAATCCCCGTTTCTGTAGGTAATCGGCAAACTGCGTGGCGCTCGGCCTATCCGGCGCCGCCGGGAGCAATCGGCCGCTGGTGTTCGGGATCGTCGCGTATTCGCGAGTCACCGCGCCTTCGACACGCTCCAACGTCACCGCGCCTTTTCTCTTCTCTGGCGGATCAAAGTCGTCAGCATGAATCTCTGCGGCCAAGGCCATCTGTCCGTACTGGATTCGCGCAGGGAGATAGTTGTCGGGCTTGATCTGACAATCCAGTTCAACCCCTCGGCGCGGCCAGGCCAATGCCTGATCGCTGTCCGTCTTGCGCCCCTTCCAAGTCTTGCCATCCATCGCCAAGGCGGCCCGGCGAAGCAGTGCTTCTTGCGCAGGCTCGTCCGCGGGGATGGTCACGCCGAACTTGCCGGCGTACGTGACCAAGTCCGCCGCGCTCGCGTAGCTTTCGGCGTCTGGCTTGCCGGTGCCGTCCTCGATGATCAGTGTCATGGTTCAACTCGCTGGATTGAGCTTTGAATGAATGGCCACCAGGTAACCGGTAGCCAGCAGTATCACGCCTTGGGCAGATCAGCGACGAGCTTTTCCAGGGATTCTTTCGAGGCGTTTGCCCGGTAAGTCACGCCAGCAGCGTCGAGTTTGGCTTTCAGGGCATCGACTTCCACGCCTTCACCAGCCTTCAGTTCGGCGACCCCGTTGCGCAACATCTCGTTTTCCGTTGCGAGATCGTCGCGCGCACCGACCAGCTCGGCCATCTGCACGCGGATGCCGTCCAGCGCATGAAACAGCCGAATTGCGAGCTCACCGGCTTCCGGCTTTTCAATCTCACCGGCGTCCAGGCCGTCGATCACGGCGCGGACCGTATCGCTTTCGATCTGCAGCTTGCCGATCAGCGCTTCCAGTTCAACGCGATTGTCACCAGCGCCAACGACCAGCACCTGGCGCGGTTCAGCGTCTATCGCCGTCACTTCTACGCCGACATGCTCGTAGGCTTCAACCACCTTCGGCCATACGCCTACGACGACAACACCGGTCACGCCCGCTTCTGGCCGATCGAAGTGTTCCGGGTTGCGATAGCGCTTGTCTGGGTCAAAGCCGGAGCTTTGAGTGGAATAGATGAGTTCCATGGAAATCTCCGTAGCGGCCATTGCTGGCCGCTGTCAGGGGTGAGCCTTAAGGCGTGGTCGTCAGAGTGATCATCACGCCAGCGGTGACCTTGTCGCTGTCGGAGTGTTTGACCCAGTTGGCTGCCGAACCAACGGCCGCCAGGGTCGGGTTGGCGCCACCGACGGCGTCCTTCCAGCTATAACCCAGCACGTCGATGTTGACGGTGCCCTCGGCGCGGTAGCCGATACCAAGGTTTTCCTCGTCGTCCACGTTGTACGAGCGGAAACCCGGAGCCTGGGATTCGGTGATCACCACAGCGTTCGGCAGCAGACCGAAGATCACATCCGCCGGAGCGGTGTCGGTCACCAGCACTGGCTTACCGAGGGTGCCCGGCAGGCCGCCGTAGATCACGACGCCAGCTTCTTCGTAGACCTTGTTGGCAATGGCTTCATCGACGATGTCGAAATAAGCGCTGGAGTGCATGACCCAAAGGGCAATGCGGCCGAACTTGTCGCCGAATTTGCGCATGCCGCGGGTCAGGGTCTTCTTGCCATCAGTTTCGATGTTGGCGGTGACCACCATGCCGGCGTTGGAGCTGATAGCGGCACGCAGTGCGGCGGTGGCGTACTGGATGAAGCCTTCCAGGGTAGCGTCGGCCACATCGGCGCCGATGATCTGGGAGAACTCATCTACCGGACGACCGCGGCGCTTGAACGCCTCTTCGGTGGTTTGGTACGGGCCGTACTTCCATGGCGCCTTGACGCCGACTGCCTCGCCGGCGCCGATCTTCTTGGCCGTCACCTTGCCGACGGAGTTGACGTCGCGATGTTCCAGCGAGCCGCCGATTTTGTAGAAGGAGCGTTTGCGGAAGTCGCCTTCAATCAGCTCGTTGTCGAGAACGATCGCGCCGTTAGACGATGCGTTGAATACATCGAGATTGTCCTGGACGCGCTCCAGGTATGCGGTTTGCGCCTCATCGTTGTAGATGATCAGGTCGCTGTTAACGGTTGTAGCCATGGGTGAGTCCCCTTACTTGGGCAATTGCAGGAATGCGGTTTGGCCGTGCTTGCGCTGGTAATCGCGCTTTTGCTCGGAGGTCATTTCGGAGCGTTTCGGCGTGGCCTGACCATTCACCCGCTCCAGGGCATTTGTTCCTGTAGCCCTGGGCCACAAGTGAGGCG from Pseudomonas sp. ACM7 includes:
- a CDS encoding phage tail protein → MGYKIPNGGTFQHAATYAAALAFTAISNASEAVATVVGSTLAAGDIVLLSSGWSKLDNKVVRVKVATATAITLETIDTTDAQVFPAGNGAGTMKKVLSWVQIPQVTDLAFSGGEQNYLDVVFLENDQGKQIPTDKSAASMVLTIADDPAQPFNAVLMSADAGKQVQAARLNLPGNDTLLYGAYTSFSKQPAVSRNNLLTRTVNLALQAEPTRYLTAVA
- a CDS encoding phage tail assembly chaperone, which produces MAKFTLIQNPTFKADVMLPTVGGEPVKVEFEFKYRNRTELADLYADWGERHKALGLKSEEVGLKQFTTLLIDLQVEQLKAIVAGWEVDEELTDENLRILVSSISATPSAVLGAYSDAFSKARLGNS
- a CDS encoding DUF1799 domain-containing protein, which codes for MAGDLTGQDCEIWPDNWQAFLLFEALSTQWRTGACGATGLDYTSIRDVAGFLGLTRAQAADIFPDIRIMEAEALQVMAEQRDSK
- a CDS encoding phage tail terminator-like protein, with the protein product MSHNLIASVYEAKLIAWAKALPVPLKVVVENETYTPVDGVTYLKAFTLPGDTASNTLGGDHKLYTGVFQVSIVTPSGKYRGAAGVLADQIAALFPLYERNTKGALTVVTMSPIDPGPGIPDDTTFTVPVSFMYRADTN
- a CDS encoding phage tail tape measure protein; protein product: MSTNFASLGIEVNSSSAAKAADDLDKLVDSAVGAEKAIDDLGKTGTELADTGKKIVQAEREVAQEIDKSTGATQRQSEARRKSGASATSEIAIISQLEKAMSGNFGSIEQLVQAEGLLERARKGGLVTVEQQEAYQERLGKSYDKIEKAEAKEVAQKQRLIDAENRQIEALKRTVNGIDPVTAKLAKLEAQEKALNDLHKAGGIDAQAYADRLAKIGKDRSGLTATETAFDKLKLGTRQAQENVMQLTNALSSGDLGSGARAIAQLGAGAGASAKSMAALLLPAGLLAGVLGGLAYAYVDAMKQARAFNAAINGGSNDAGQSVASLKAMSESAGVLTGNLSGAREAVIELASGAATSGVQMQNLAQAAAAIGEVTGKGVGDIAKSLANAGDTATESAAKISDQYGLLTYEQYEVIKAIDDQGDHQRALDVLSESLNLSAQERLKAYRASLSDVERDWDNIKIAITGAYGAIRSEVFPDLAKQIEISQRVLDTRKGGGVAGAVSNGLSSLNTFLGLGEGENDDSTSALEARLAGLKARQAASQNLAVTTGETTHANKELIAVQKDLDKQMEDLNPLAKRQEAYKKLNDQFTKLYQDAEKTGQKAQLLNGVEFDGKKFSGGAYEKLKKSIDDKDKDPKAAAGSVDLSGFNDAKNQLTAILAEYSNAQKQLDAMQKAGLISQAEYSQKRDGLIGNERDEVTAAYEAEIAALEAVKDKSSTTAAQRIQLDQKIADARTAMVKAQKDADSQQEVLATSEKGRLDKQTYAISQYVAALGQQQKALALAGQRAANGVGQGDRQNALSGELNSQQDRFAQQSLDLENQRSDPSRNMAPEEFKQKSQALADANKAATDQIRQNYADVEAAQGDWTKGATSAWANYLDSARDIAGQTRSLFTNAFSSMEDSIVNFAMTGKASFGDFAKSILADMARIATRQASSALLGSLVGAATSYFVGSGSGNGLASGSAGAASSAAGASQAGYTNVDFSGYRAAGGPVAPNSLYEVNELGPELYNEGGKSFLMTGANGGSVTPLTSGAGPGVAALAGSGGGTTISVQVMVASDGSTSSTADDPAYQQFGKDLADFVDQRYQKLVSVDLRRGGKINRAITG
- a CDS encoding major capsid protein codes for the protein MATTVNSDLIIYNDEAQTAYLERVQDNLDVFNASSNGAIVLDNELIEGDFRKRSFYKIGGSLEHRDVNSVGKVTAKKIGAGEAVGVKAPWKYGPYQTTEEAFKRRGRPVDEFSQIIGADVADATLEGFIQYATAALRAAISSNAGMVVTANIETDGKKTLTRGMRKFGDKFGRIALWVMHSSAYFDIVDEAIANKVYEEAGVVIYGGLPGTLGKPVLVTDTAPADVIFGLLPNAVVITESQAPGFRSYNVDDEENLGIGYRAEGTVNIDVLGYSWKDAVGGANPTLAAVGSAANWVKHSDSDKVTAGVMITLTTTP
- a CDS encoding DnaT-like ssDNA-binding protein, with the protein product MTLIIEDGTGKPDAESYASAADLVTYAGKFGVTIPADEPAQEALLRRAALAMDGKTWKGRKTDSDQALAWPRRGVELDCQIKPDNYLPARIQYGQMALAAEIHADDFDPPEKRKGAVTLERVEGAVTREYATIPNTSGRLLPAAPDRPSATQFADYLQKRGLFAVRA